The Platichthys flesus chromosome 17, fPlaFle2.1, whole genome shotgun sequence DNA window gctgctgctccctgaggtgATGCTGCTCCCAGATGCAacacctctggtcccagatgcgacgctgctcccagaggcaaCGCTGCCTTTGGGAGCGACGCTGTGGCTCcctgaggcgacgctgctgctccctgaggcgacgctgctgctccctgaggtgACGATGCTCCCAGAGGCGATGCTGCCTTTGGGAGCGACGATGCTGCTCCCTgaggagacgctgctgctccctgaggcgacgctgctgctccctgaggcgacactgctgctccctgaggcgacgCTGCACCCAGAGGCTACGCTGCAAAGCTGCTCCCATAGGGGACGTGGCTCCAAGAAGCGACGCTGCTCcaagaggcgacgctgctcaaATAAGAACAGACGACTGAACCTCCTGTGGTTAAACCTCTAGAACCAAGAGAAAATGACTTGCAGCCAAGGATAAAAAGGCGAAGGATAAAAATGATGAAGGCGGCCATTCAAAGTTTACGGAGGAGGTCGCATTGCACCAGGAGAACTCAGATAAGAAAAATGTAGATAGGGAAAACGACGCAGcaacagaaaagataaataaccACACGAGTAacgtccttcaccaaaaggagAATCACCATCTCTACCTAGAGATGTAACAAATGCAGGAGGAGTCTTCTAATCACAAAGAGTGTGGGAGGACGGTAGAGGTCGAAGATCACCAGCTTGTCCGTGTGAGCTGGAGGAAGGCCTGCAGGCTGCAGAACAACTGGTTTCCTGCCCGCTGACACTCGTCTGCTCCCAGAGAGCCGGCCGAACCGAACGGATCGAGCTAGAAGGGACGTCCGCCGATACCCAATTAACACGCTGACACAAGCTAGACGATATGCTCTTCACCTCACTCACTTCTCTATATTGTCTACTGTGCGTTTTGTACGACTCACAGAAAGGAACCAGGAGCTGGCGTTCAGGCTCTGCAGTTCGGCCCAGGTAAACATGGCCGCCGTGGTACCGGTCCGGTTTTGGGAAAAACCTTGTCGATGTTGGTCGTCCGCCGCAGCGTGCGGACGTGCATCAGGAAGGGGACTTCGTCATAACTGTAACcatgacaacacaacagctATCATCACAGTAAAGTGTGTAGAAATACTTCTCACGCCCACTGACCTGATGGTGACGTCGGTAACCAGaccttcacttcctgcctccaTCGCCTTCTCAAAGGACATCAGAGTGTTTTCTAGAGCGAGCTGCAACACACAGTGACCAATGggaatgttttttgagagaagattccagattcattcactagactagcactcagtagagctcaacagagccgtataggttcatctctgatccatgcagcttccttctaccaggttgtgtggttattggtccagtagtttattacttaaacctgttgactgacaaatcagagatgaaaacataaccttcttagcagaggtaataaaacctccacccatttatcaaggaaatgtcaccaacattaataattattagaaacacaacaggaaattaaaagtagaatgaaatgtttctagaatatctaaatagttgacgggtaattttctgttggtcgacttatcaattcatttattaaaagctaatttccccctgctacaaagtctatagggtttttatattgtgtttttattacattgtatatattggtttatttttgtcgtgcactgattgctggttgtacatcaaattgcccttgaaggatgtTAAAgatttcttttatggacaactttaattaatcacaagctgcacaaaccaagcttagggtgcagcctcaggacatcacatggaaacaagcaaTGATTCTTGAAGTGCTTAGATCCTTGTAGCAATTTAGGCGGTGTGACCTAGTCGGTAGAGTCattgttctccaacaagaaggggcctgggttcaatccccactctttgCCAATCTTCAAGCTGGCAATATACTGAATTCTTAAAATTGGCAGGAATTCTTTTATTAAgtgcaaaatatcttacactatgtacattttaattaattaaatataaaaacaggaaaaataatgggcttgcgcaatgggcttctgtgcaggatgtgcgcaatgggaaTCTGCGCAGGTAGTGCGCATTAGGCTTCGGCACACatcgttttttttatatatatatatttaattatattttatttaattttatttttttatacttaattttatatcttattttttatattttatttgtcatcatcatcatcatcatttctccgcgctggttcaagGGTAAAttatgctggtcttcacaggtgactgacctacgcaagcctgtagccgccaatttaaatggtgaactatgaacgtgaactattcatgtttacttgtatgaactgatctttgaactagttcatgagaggtgtgaacatGCACAACattgccgaagtgtccttggcaagatactgaaacaCTAAAATTGGCACAATAttttacactatgtaaattttaaaactaaaataaataaataaatgaaagatattaaatcaaatgaaaaaataaatgatgaaaaaattaaattaaattaaattgattcTGCGCAGAATCcgattgcgcacatcctgcgcagaagatGTGGTTAAActtacatagtgtaagatattgtgCAATCAATGTGGAACTAAATTCTTATTTAAGTCCTCTGGCATACCTCATGTACCCATCAC harbors:
- the LOC133972208 gene encoding putative golgin subfamily A member 6-like protein 3; this encodes MGAALQRSLWVQRRLREQQCRLREQQRRLREQQRLLREQHRRSQRQHRLWEHRHLREQQRRLREQQRRLREPQRRSQRQRCLWEQRRIWDQRCCIWEQHHLREQQRRSQRQRRLSEQSRFWEQRRLREQQRRLREQQRRLREQRCRIWEQRHLWEQHRHLFVVFI